DNA from Daucus carota subsp. sativus chromosome 1, DH1 v3.0, whole genome shotgun sequence:
GCCTTCTGGATATTCCTAATGTCCAGGCATTCACGAACTGGAGAAGCAGAGTGATTAATTCATCTGCTTCGGAAGCAATCGAAGAATTTCTGGGAATTCCTAAAGATCCGTTCGTTCTTTTTTTCTCGGACAGTGGTCGACTTCATCGGGTTCGAATCCTGACTGAGAGGTCCACTAGAGATCATAAATTGGTTGAAGAAACAACAAGATCTTTCTTGTTGTCCCTCGGGCGGTCGGGAAAAGAAAGAAATGGTTAATATATGTCAAGAATAATACATTATTCCAAAATAGATCTCCAATTCATCCTATTTCATTCATAAACTACCGGGCTGTGTTGTGTTTTTCCGAAGATGAACCGGATATGGACAGTTCCATAGATTTCATTTGAACAAAAATCcattttcttgatttatttcatCTATTTCATGCCGGAACATGGGGAGGATACCCGTTCACACCATGATTTTGAATCAGAAGAGAGATTTCAAGACATGCCAGATTTATTCACTCTATCAATACCGAGGGCCGGATCTGGTGTATCATAAGGGATTTGCCTTTTCTATGCTTCCACGGATTGGATCAAAAACACAATTCTTGAAGAGGTATTCAACTCTAGGGATGAAtcgaaaaaaaaatctttatggCTCTACCTCCTTTTTTTTATGAAGAGAATGAATTTTTTATCGGTCACCAGGTTCTACCACTAAGGGAAAAATCATACTCAAAGAAGAGTTTTGATCCTGCTTCAGAAGGAACGCTAGCTATATGCTTACACATGCAAGTCGACGTTGTTTTCGGGGAGCTGGACAGAAGGAAAAGAGGCTCCTAGCTAAAGGCGGCTGTCTCGCCCAGGAGGTTAGAAGAGTTGAGAACAAGTGGCGAACGGGTGCGTAACGCGTGGGAATCTGCCGAACAGTTCGGGCCAAATCCTGAAGAAAGCTAAAAAGCGCTGTTTGATGAGCCTGCGTAGTATTAGGTAGTTGGTCAGGTAAGGCTGACCAAGCCAATGATGCTTAGCTGGTCTTTTCGGACGATCAGCCACACTGGGACTGAGACACGGCCCGGACTCCCACGGGGGCAGCAGTGGGGAATCTTGGACAATGGGCGAAAGCCCGATCCAGCAATATCGCGTGAGTGAAGAAGGGCAATGCCGCTTGTAAAGCCTCTTTCGTCGAGTGCGCGATCATGACAGGACTCGAGGAAGAAGCCCCGGCTAACTCCGTGCCAGCAGCCGCGGTAAGACGGGGGGGGCAAGTGTTCTTCGGAATGACTGGGCGTAAAGGGCACGTAGGCGGTGAATCGGGTTGAAAGTGAAAGTCGCAAAAAACTTGCGGAATGCTCTCGAAACCAATTCACTTGAGTGAGACAGAGGAGAGTGGAATTTCGTGTGTAGGGGTGAAATCCGGAGATCTACGAAGGAACGCCAAAAGCGAAGGCAGCTCTCTGGGTCCCTACCGACGCTGGGGTGCGAAAGCATGGGGAGCGAACGGGATTAGATACCCTGGTAGTCCATGCCGTAAACGATGAGTGTTCGCCCTTGGTCTACGCGGATCAGGGGCCCAGCTAACGCGTGAAACACTCCGCCTGGGGAGTACGGTCGCAAGACCGAAACTCAAAGGAATTGACGGGGGCCTGCACAAGCGGTGGAGCATGTGGTTTAATTCGATACAACGCGCAAAACCTTACCAGCCCTTGACATATGAACAACAAAACCTGTCCTTAATGGGATGGTACTTACTTTCATACAGGTGCTGCATGGCTGTCGTCAGCTCGTGTCGTGAGATGTTTGGTCAAGTCCTATAACGAGCGAAACCCTCGTTTTGTGTTGCTGAGACATGCGCCTAAGGAGAAACTCTTTGCAACCGAAGTGAGCCGAGGAGCCGAGTGACGTGCCAGCGCTACTAATTGAGTGCCAGCACGTAGCTGTGCTGGCAGTAAGTAGTAAGCTGGCGCCTTTCGAAGCACTTTATAGTGTGCGCTTTAGTTTGATTGCAGCTAGCGCGCTTGACTAATAAGATAGAAAGGGCTTTTCTCGCTTGTTTAGTAAAGTCAACTTTTTGGCCTTATCTTGCAGGTGACGACGACGTCGAGTTGACGGCAGAGAAAGACTCGGCATTCAGGCGAGCCGCCCGGTGGTGTGGTACGTAGTGGGTTTAGTACGCCCCGCCAAAAACGGCTCCGAAACAAACAAAAAGGTGCGTGCCGCACTCACGAAGGACTGCCAGTGATATACTGGAGGAAGGTGGGGATGACGTCAGTCCGCATGGCCCTTATGGGCTGGGCCACACACGTGCTACAATGGCAATTACAACGGGAAGCAAGGCTGTAAGGCGGAGCGAATCCGGAAAGATTGCCTCAGTTCGGATTGTTCTCTGCAACTCGGGAACATGAAGTTGGAATCGCTAGTAATCGCGGATCAGCATGCCGCGGTGAATATGTACCCGGGCCCTGTACACACCGCCCGTCACACCCTGGGAATTGGTTTCGCCCGAAGCATCGGGCCAATGATCACCCATGACTTCTGTGTACCACTAGTGCCACAAAGGCTTTTGGTGGTCTTATTGGCGCATACCACGGTGGGGTCTTCGACTGGGGTGAAGTCGTAACAAGGTAGCCGTAGGGGAACCTGTGGCTGGATTGAATCCTTCGCGATGGAAATGCCCTCTTCCCCCAACCGGGGGCTAGCTTGCTTCCACTGGTGGCGGGCGGGCGAGTCAAAAAGAAAAGAGTTCCATTTTCCTTCTTGTTCATCAATCGGAAATCAAGACAAACCGGGCACTACGGTGAGACGTGAAAACACCCGATCCCATTCCGACCTCGATATGTGGAATCGTCTTGCGCCATATGTACTGAGATTGTTCGGGAGACATGGTCCAAGCCCGGTGAAGAAATGAAGCCAACATTGACTGACTTTCATGGTTAAGATTcgacaaaaaagaaagaaaaaggatTAAGTTAGTGTTAAGTGAGTGAAAGATAGCTTTATGACGAGAGGAGGGGAAGAGTCTATCAAATTGTGACtctaaaacaaataaaagaaaaaagcgTGACGAGAATTCTCTAATTAGacaaagaattttattattagatacATACATTATGTTAGAAGGTGCAAAATCAATAGGTGCCGGAGCTGCTACAATTGCTTTGGCGGGAGCTgctattggaattggaaacgtTTTCAGTTCTTTGATTCATTCTGTAGCACGCAATCCATCATTGGCAAAACAATTATTTGGTTATGCCATTTTAGGCTTTGCGCTGACAGAGGCTATTGCATTGTTTGCTCTAATGATGGCTTTTCTGATCTTATCTGTATTCCAAATTTAAAATAGAGTCTATATCGAATATTGTAAGCTTATAGATTGATAGAACTACAAGGGTCTGATTCTTCTGAATAAGATGATATGTAGGTAGTTCGGTGTTTCTAGCCGGATGCGACCCTCCTGAGTCACAGGAATCACACAAGGGTAGATTAGAAACCTCTGGTAAAATGCCCGCCCGTAACCCAGCAGATAAAGTACATTACATAGTCCGTTTTAGGGATTGGCGATTTACCCATTCAGTGACTTTTGGCACTGGACGTTCCCAAAATGGGTACTATCGGGTCGGGTGAATTCAATAATAGACGCCTGTTGGCATTCCAGCCTTCCTTCGCTTTCAGGGCCTATCCGAAAGAAAATCCAGTACTTTTTTTCTTGGTCGTGAATATATGAACTGGTTGTTCGCTGTTCAAGA
Protein-coding regions in this window:
- the LOC135150745 gene encoding ATP synthase subunit 9, mitochondrial — translated: MLEGAKSIGAGAATIALAGAAIGIGNVFSSLIHSVARNPSLAKQLFGYAILGFALTEAIALFALMMAFLILSVFQI